One Nitrospira sp. genomic region harbors:
- a CDS encoding ABC transporter ATP-binding protein, with protein sequence MIRITQLSMSLAAGGRAVPILDNVSLEIPDKQMVAIVGPSGSGKSTLLGLMAGLDRPTSGSILLDEQELTAMSESALARFRRAKIGYIFQSFHLIPTLTALENVTVPLELSGERGGDVRAAELLASVGLADRLDHYPVQLSGGEQQRVAVARAFACRPPFLFADEPTGNLDSTTGVQVINLLLAMHRDFGTTLVLVTHDQDLAGRMQRVVALRDGRIESDQLTAPLP encoded by the coding sequence ATGATTCGCATCACCCAACTTTCAATGAGTCTGGCAGCCGGAGGGCGAGCAGTTCCTATTCTGGACAATGTCTCATTGGAGATTCCGGACAAACAGATGGTCGCGATTGTCGGACCATCAGGGAGCGGGAAATCGACGCTCCTGGGATTAATGGCCGGCCTCGATCGCCCGACATCGGGCTCCATCCTGTTGGATGAACAAGAATTGACGGCCATGTCCGAAAGCGCCCTGGCCAGGTTCAGACGCGCGAAGATCGGCTACATCTTCCAATCGTTCCATCTTATCCCCACACTCACCGCCCTAGAGAATGTCACCGTTCCCCTCGAACTGAGCGGCGAGCGGGGAGGCGATGTGCGTGCGGCAGAATTGTTGGCCTCCGTGGGACTGGCCGACCGCCTCGATCATTATCCCGTGCAGCTATCCGGCGGAGAACAGCAGCGCGTCGCGGTCGCCCGGGCCTTTGCCTGCCGTCCACCATTCTTATTTGCCGATGAACCGACCGGCAATTTGGATAGCACGACAGGAGTACAGGTGATCAACCTCCTCCTGGCCATGCATCGAGATTTTGGCACCACCCTGGTCCTCGTCACGCATGACCAAGACCTGGCCGGTCGAATGCAACGAGTCGTCGCGTTGCGCGATGGCCGCATCGAGTCCGATCAATTGACGGCCCCCCTTCCGTGA
- a CDS encoding FtsX-like permease family protein translates to MNTFILKMAWRETRAAWRHFFYFLTSIAVGVGALVGVSLFSAHLEQTVTKEARGLLGGDLEVRLSRQVSPAGLTFLTSLTGRDIAMTHVSELIGMAAHVPGTPSPGQSSQIVELKAVESLYPFYGALRLEPDRPLWELLQLQSAGCPGEPCWGAVVQESLLIRMGLTLGQSLTLGQATFRITGIVRTEPDRMANAFSLGPRVLIAQGGLRATELVKLGSRVRERYLLKTPAATKIDPLLYELRSRLAADSARVSTYRDAQPQLKQFLEQLTRYLGLIGLTALFVGGIGVATSVRAFLREKLATIAILKTVGADSPTIIRTYATQALLLGLTGSIAGLALGISLEQAVPWMLSSWFASDMLGQIGFTSGLSLPSLLPLGKGLALGLLTTLLFTLWPLLAIRAVKPVALLRRDALAAEPSSVSTDRTWRQHIARLDRTKLLTAGVIAAGLALLSMWQAGTWKIGLLFMAAFSLAFALLGSAAWLVIRTLAVVARPKRLAVRHAIGNIVRPGSQAVSMTIAIGIGVMVIVTVALVERALLRQIGESRPADAPTFFFIDIQPDQVDGISRLLRDRVEPHLPSLTPLVRSRLVAVNGQPIKTEAVSEEEERTVQAADKEQRRKTWYLTREYVLTFLDQLPKDNVIVKGRWWTPGQTFPIPRVSVEEEAAKAMGLDVGQTVELDIQGTSLVAEVSSIRKVEWGNFSTNFYMVLSPGALDGAPLTYVATVRVPPSDEVSLQQAIVAGFPNVTAINIGDVLDSFARVLDRLSLAIRAVALFCLLTGGLVMGAALAATRYRRLYESAVLKALGATRGLLVGSFAMEYLVLGMVGGAIGVGLASALSWALLRWVFELGWTLHPHVLLIGLGLTMALTLLVGFLSTYRLLGQRPLSVLRYE, encoded by the coding sequence GTGAACACATTCATCCTAAAAATGGCGTGGCGTGAAACTCGCGCGGCCTGGCGGCACTTTTTCTATTTTCTCACCAGTATTGCGGTGGGAGTGGGCGCCCTTGTGGGAGTCTCACTGTTTTCCGCCCACCTTGAGCAGACTGTCACGAAGGAAGCCCGCGGCTTACTTGGCGGGGATCTTGAGGTTCGCCTCTCACGGCAGGTGAGTCCAGCAGGCCTCACATTTCTCACTTCGCTGACAGGTCGAGACATTGCGATGACTCACGTGAGCGAGTTGATCGGCATGGCCGCTCACGTTCCCGGAACACCGTCCCCCGGCCAATCGTCACAAATCGTCGAACTCAAGGCTGTGGAGTCGCTCTATCCATTTTATGGGGCCCTTCGCCTGGAACCGGATCGCCCGCTGTGGGAACTGCTGCAACTCCAGTCGGCCGGCTGCCCGGGAGAGCCCTGCTGGGGCGCAGTTGTTCAGGAGTCACTACTCATTCGAATGGGATTGACGCTGGGCCAATCACTCACCCTCGGCCAGGCCACCTTCCGTATAACCGGGATTGTGCGCACCGAGCCGGACCGCATGGCGAATGCCTTCAGCTTGGGCCCTCGCGTGTTGATTGCCCAGGGCGGACTCCGCGCCACGGAGCTGGTGAAGCTCGGCAGTCGTGTACGCGAACGCTATCTGTTAAAAACCCCGGCCGCCACTAAGATTGATCCGCTCCTCTACGAATTGCGGAGCCGCCTGGCGGCGGATTCCGCACGCGTATCGACGTATCGGGATGCACAACCGCAACTGAAACAATTTCTGGAACAATTGACACGGTATCTCGGGCTCATCGGACTGACCGCCTTGTTTGTCGGCGGCATCGGCGTCGCCACCTCCGTGCGCGCGTTCCTTCGAGAAAAGCTGGCAACCATCGCCATCCTGAAAACCGTCGGGGCCGATTCTCCGACCATCATTCGAACCTATGCGACCCAGGCCCTCCTCTTGGGACTGACCGGAAGCATCGCAGGGCTGGCGCTCGGGATCAGTTTAGAACAGGCCGTACCGTGGATGCTGTCTTCGTGGTTCGCCTCAGACATGCTGGGGCAAATCGGTTTTACATCGGGACTCTCGCTGCCTTCACTCCTCCCGCTTGGCAAAGGCCTGGCCCTCGGCCTGCTCACCACGTTGCTCTTTACTTTGTGGCCGTTGCTGGCCATTCGAGCCGTCAAACCGGTCGCGCTGTTGCGGCGTGACGCGCTTGCGGCGGAACCATCCTCGGTCTCGACCGATCGGACATGGCGCCAACACATCGCGCGACTTGATCGAACGAAACTGCTCACCGCCGGGGTGATCGCCGCAGGACTCGCCCTGCTGTCCATGTGGCAAGCCGGAACGTGGAAAATTGGGCTGCTCTTCATGGCAGCCTTCTCGCTCGCATTCGCACTGTTAGGAAGCGCCGCCTGGCTGGTGATCAGGACACTGGCGGTGGTGGCCCGTCCTAAGCGTCTGGCCGTTCGCCATGCGATCGGCAACATTGTTCGGCCGGGGAGTCAGGCCGTCAGCATGACCATCGCCATCGGCATTGGGGTGATGGTGATCGTCACCGTCGCACTGGTTGAACGAGCCTTGCTCCGACAGATCGGAGAGAGCCGGCCAGCGGATGCCCCAACGTTTTTCTTCATTGATATTCAACCGGACCAGGTGGACGGCATCTCCCGTCTGCTCCGTGACCGGGTAGAACCCCACCTACCAAGTCTGACTCCCCTGGTTCGCTCACGGCTCGTGGCCGTGAACGGCCAACCGATCAAGACCGAAGCCGTATCCGAGGAAGAGGAACGGACCGTCCAAGCGGCCGACAAGGAGCAGCGCCGGAAGACCTGGTACCTGACCAGAGAATATGTACTGACCTTCTTGGATCAGCTCCCGAAGGACAACGTCATCGTAAAAGGGCGGTGGTGGACACCTGGACAGACCTTTCCCATACCCCGGGTCTCGGTTGAGGAGGAAGCAGCAAAGGCCATGGGGCTGGATGTCGGACAGACGGTCGAGCTGGATATTCAGGGCACATCACTGGTCGCAGAGGTCAGCAGCATTCGCAAAGTAGAGTGGGGCAACTTCTCCACCAACTTCTACATGGTCCTGTCGCCCGGCGCGCTGGATGGGGCGCCTCTCACCTATGTCGCGACGGTCCGGGTGCCGCCTTCCGACGAAGTATCGTTGCAACAGGCAATCGTCGCCGGATTTCCTAACGTGACGGCGATTAATATCGGCGATGTCCTCGATAGTTTCGCCCGTGTCCTCGATCGCCTGTCTCTGGCCATTCGAGCCGTCGCGCTCTTCTGCCTACTCACCGGAGGGCTCGTCATGGGAGCGGCCCTCGCGGCAACCCGGTATCGCCGCCTCTATGAATCGGCAGTGTTGAAAGCCTTGGGCGCCACACGGGGGTTGCTCGTCGGATCGTTCGCTATGGAATATCTGGTGCTGGGAATGGTGGGCGGCGCGATCGGCGTCGGATTAGCCAGCGCCTTGTCCTGGGCGCTCCTTCGATGGGTCTTCGAACTCGGCTGGACGCTGCATCCACACGTGTTGCTCATCGGGCTGGGGCTCACAATGGCCCTTACGCTTCTCGTGGGGTTCCTCAGCACCTATCGCCTGCTGGGGCAACGACCGCTGTCCGTCCTCAGATACGAGTGA
- a CDS encoding arylesterase: MERRSKLQTLGIGAYVGWLILTGLSGVPSFARAAGPPSVDDRPRIVAFGDSLTAGLGVAADETYPAELQRRLDALGLRYRVVNAGVSGETTAGGLRRVPWILRSKPEIVILELGANDGLRGLRVEETKANLEHIIQQLQESGTQVILAGMKLPPNYGNDYLSAFERLYLDLATRYRLPLIPFFLEGVAASNTLNQADGIHPTARGYRAIVEMMLGRLQPVLKGREKMHNGAKK, encoded by the coding sequence ATGGAACGTCGGTCGAAATTACAAACGCTTGGAATAGGCGCGTATGTCGGATGGCTCATTCTGACTGGACTTTCAGGCGTGCCCTCTTTCGCTCGGGCTGCGGGCCCGCCATCGGTCGATGATCGACCCAGGATCGTGGCGTTTGGGGACAGTCTGACTGCCGGGCTCGGCGTTGCTGCTGATGAGACCTATCCGGCGGAGTTGCAGCGGCGATTGGATGCGCTCGGGCTGCGATATCGGGTCGTCAACGCCGGTGTGAGCGGAGAGACGACTGCGGGGGGGCTGCGCCGTGTGCCGTGGATCTTGCGGAGCAAGCCAGAAATCGTGATTCTCGAACTGGGAGCCAATGACGGTCTGAGAGGACTGCGAGTGGAAGAGACGAAAGCCAATCTTGAGCACATCATTCAGCAGCTGCAAGAATCCGGCACGCAAGTGATTCTGGCCGGCATGAAGCTCCCGCCCAATTACGGTAACGATTACCTTTCAGCATTCGAACGCCTCTATCTTGACCTGGCGACGCGCTATCGCTTGCCGCTCATCCCATTTTTCCTCGAAGGAGTGGCGGCCTCCAATACGTTAAACCAGGCCGATGGCATCCACCCGACAGCCCGGGGCTATCGCGCGATTGTGGAAATGATGCTTGGAAGGTTGCAGCCGGTTCTGAAGGGTAGGGAGAAGATGCACAACGGGGCGAAAAAATAG